Proteins found in one Colletes latitarsis isolate SP2378_abdomen chromosome 8, iyColLati1, whole genome shotgun sequence genomic segment:
- the LOC143344800 gene encoding zinc finger CCCH-type with G patch domain-containing protein has product MTDAESLREAIAQYEQQLTQVQSTLSTTVSGADRDNLLSLESDIQELINLTKESLQSVETGDIGNESKTESLNDEDEDPLAKEYTLFKAELEEVSNDSENSKQNEQAKGASNNIEEELKQLEGMKCRAPHGSSWGGIGYHNAMICSVYQNDVTEIKNMQDIKVRVLFLNPTHKEMLPCPYYLNGKCKFSDQDCRFSHGELVPLSSIQEYREPDFQSIKMGSRVLTKQKNELWHRCIILKLPEKDGDVFRVKFEASGNITETCLQDILPLDDADLEMSDTSDDTDNETDSLEYSKEEVIHKSLLTLENNAALGNWEKHTRGIGSKLMAQMGYIVGTGLGKHSDGRIEPVEATVLPAGKSLDHCMELRENAGGDKNLFSVERRMRKQQQKLEQQRERQYQRVKQQEKKNIFNFLNTTLGNKSENETQTSTSKNKNDLKTESNRQLNVASFKIGENILRLERESSKLKESLTRHTKGSVLYNNIVTKYNEKQKELVDLRASEKNIAAEQNQRKNRAKLSIF; this is encoded by the exons ATGACAGACGCGGAAAGTTTAAGGGAAGCAATCGCACAATACGAACAGCAG TTGACACAAGTTCAGTCAACCCTATCCACGACAGTATCAGGGGCCGACAGAGACAATTTATTAAGCTTGGAATCCGATATACAAGAACTAATTAATTTGACGAAAGAGAGCTTGCAAAGCGTCGAAACGGGTGACATAGGAAACGAATCGAAGACGGAAAGTTTAAATGACGAGGACGAAGATCCACTAGCAAAGGAATATACCTTGTTTAAG GCGGAATTGGAGGAAGTCTCAAATGATTCTGAGAATAGTAAGCAGAATGAACAAGCCAAGGGAGCTTCAAACAATATAGAA GAAGAATTGAAGCAGCTCGAAGGCATGAAATGTAGAGCCCCACATGGTAGCAGTTGGGGAGGTATTGGTTACCATAATGCTATGATATGCTCAGTTTATCAGAATGATGTTACAGAAATAAAGAATATGCAAGATATAAAG GTCAGAGTACTTTTCTTAAATCCAACACACAAAGAAATGCTTCCATGCCCCTATTATTTGAATGGAAAATGTAAATTTTCTGATCAGGATTGCAGATTTTCGCATGGTGAACTAGTACCATTATCTAGTATACAAGAATATAG GGAACCTGATTTTCAAAGTATAAAAATGGGTAGTAGAGTACTaacaaaacaaaaaaatgaATTGTGGCATAGATGCATCATCCTAAAATTACCAGAAAAAGATGGAGATGTTTTTCGTGTTAAATTTGAAGCAAGTGGTAACATTACTGAAACATGTTTGCAAGATATTTTGCCACTTG ATGATGCAGACTTAGAAATGTCAGATACATCTGATGATACAGATAATGAAACTGATTCACTGGAATATTCTAAAGAAGAAGTAATTCACAAATCTCTCCTTACTTTGGAAAATAACGCAGCATTAGGAAATTGGGAGAAACATACACGTGGCATAGGTAGTAAACTAATGGCTCAAATGGGATACATAGTAGGTACTGGTCTGGGAAAGCATTCTGATGGTAGAATAGAACCAGTTGAAGCAACTGTATTACCTGCTGGTAAATCTTTAG ATCACTGTATGGAATTGCGAGAAAATGCGGGTGGGGATAAAAATCTATTTTCCGTAGAACGTAGAATGCGGAAACAACAGCAGAAACTAGAACAACAAAGGGAAAGACAATATCAAAGAGTAAAACaacaagaaaagaaaaatatatttaatttcttaAATACAACCTTGGGTAATAAAT CTGAAAATGAAACGCAAACGAGTACCTCAAAAAACAAGAACGATCTCAAAACAGAATCGAATCGACAGTTGAATGTAGCAAGCTTTAAAATTGGGGAAAATATTTTGAGGTTAGAGAGAGAATCGTCCAAGTTAAAAGAATCATTAACAAGGCATACAAAGGGTAGTGTTCTCTATAATAACATTGTCACGAAGTATAATGAGAAGCAGAAAGAACTTGTTGATTTAAGAGCATCGGAAAAGAATATAGCTGCCGAACAAAATCAACGAAAGAACAGAGCAAAATTGTCTATATTTTGA